Part of the Lichenicola cladoniae genome is shown below.
GCCCTTGTTGTGCAGCCGGCCGGCGGTGTCGATCAGCAGCAGGTCGGCATTCTCGGCGCGCGCCTTCTTGAGCGCCTCGAACGCCAGGCCGGCGGCATCGGCGTTCGGTGGTCCGGAAATCACCGGCGCACCGACGCGCTCGCCCCAGATCTGCAACTGCTCGACGGCGGCGGCCCGGAACGTGTCGCCGGCGACCAGGATGGTCTTCACCCCCTGGCGGCCGAACTGCAGCGCCATCTTGCCGATGGTGGTGGTCTTGCCGGTGCCGTTGACGCCGACCACCAGCACGACATGCGGCTTCAGCGCGGGGTTCGGCACGAACGGGATCGCCACCGGCTCGAGCACACGGGCGATTTCCGCCGACAGGGCCACGCGCACCTCCTCGTCGGTCACTTCGCGGCCGAACCGGGTGCGGCGGAATTCGTCGATGATGCGACCCGCGACAGCGGGCCCGAGATCGGCCGCGACCAGCAGCTCCTCGAGCTCGCCCAGCGCCTCCTCGTCCAGCTCCCGCTTGGCGAACACCGCGGTGAGGTTGCTGCCAAGCTTCTGCGTGCTGCGCGACAGGCCTTCCTTGAGCCGGTTGAAGAAACCCATCGCCATCGATCTAGATCCTTTCCGCCATCAGCACCTTGGCCGACGGCGCTATCGCCCGCGCCGCGATCACCTGACCGGGCTCGCCGGCAGGCTGCTCGAACCGCACCGGCGCGAAATGTTCCGAATGGCCGCCAGTTGGTGTTTCCAGCAGCACGCGCAACTCCCGCCCGGCGAAACCCTGGTGGAACGCCTCGGCGTTCGCCGCGCCGGCCTCGCGGAGCCGGCCCGCGCGCTCGCGGCGCACCGGAACCGGAACCGCCGGCATGCGCGCCGCCGGGGTACCGGGGCGCTCGCTATAAGGGAACACATGCAGATACGGCAGCGCGTGTGTACGGACGAAGCCGAGCGTCTCCTCGAACAGCGCATCGTCCTCGGTCGGGAAGCCGGCGATGAGGTCGGCGCCGAAGCCGATCCCCGGACGCAGCCTCCGCGCCTTATCCACCACGCGCGCCGCGTCGTCGGTCAGATGCCGGCGCTTCATCCGCTTGAGCACCAGGTCCGAGCCCGCCTGCAAAGACAGATGCAGATGCGGCATCAGCCGTTCCTCGTGCTCGATCAGCAGCCAGAGGTCGGCGTCGATCTCGACCGGATCGAGCGAGGAGAGCCGCAGCCGCTCCAGCTCCGGCACCAGCGCCAGCAACCGGCGGGCGAGCTGGCCCAGCGCTGGCCTGCCAGGCAGGTCGCCACCGTAGGAGGTGATGTCGACCCCGGTCAGCACGACTTCGCGGTAGCCGGAGCGCACCAGCGCCCGCACCTGCTCGACAACCGCGCCGATCGGCACCGAGCGCGACGGACCACGGCCGAACGGAATGATGCAGAAGGTGCAGCGATGGTCGCAGCCCTGCTGTACCTGGACGAAGGCGCGACTGCGCCCGACGAACT
Proteins encoded:
- the ftsY gene encoding signal recognition particle-docking protein FtsY, with product MAMGFFNRLKEGLSRSTQKLGSNLTAVFAKRELDEEALGELEELLVAADLGPAVAGRIIDEFRRTRFGREVTDEEVRVALSAEIARVLEPVAIPFVPNPALKPHVVLVVGVNGTGKTTTIGKMALQFGRQGVKTILVAGDTFRAAAVEQLQIWGERVGAPVISGPPNADAAGLAFEALKKARAENADLLLIDTAGRLHNKGALMEELAKIIRVLRKFDETAPHSVILVLDATTGQNAIEQVRVFKELVAVTGLVVTKLDGSARGGIVVALAETFGLPLHAVGVGETAEDLRPFSANEFARGLVGDSVKLVGG
- the mtaB gene encoding tRNA (N(6)-L-threonylcarbamoyladenosine(37)-C(2))-methylthiotransferase MtaB, with the protein product MSTPPELLTFGCRLNTYESEVMRSHAGGLDDVIIVNTCAVTSEAERQARQAIRRAHRDRPDARIVVTGCAAQLDPAPWSLLPGVVRVLGNEDKLQAASWTEAALGSGNAVSDIMAARETAAHLVTEFVGRSRAFVQVQQGCDHRCTFCIIPFGRGPSRSVPIGAVVEQVRALVRSGYREVVLTGVDITSYGGDLPGRPALGQLARRLLALVPELERLRLSSLDPVEIDADLWLLIEHEERLMPHLHLSLQAGSDLVLKRMKRRHLTDDAARVVDKARRLRPGIGFGADLIAGFPTEDDALFEETLGFVRTHALPYLHVFPYSERPGTPAARMPAVPVPVRRERAGRLREAGAANAEAFHQGFAGRELRVLLETPTGGHSEHFAPVRFEQPAGEPGQVIAARAIAPSAKVLMAERI